The genomic segment CGTGGGAGGAGCTGACGGGCCAGCACCACCGTGAACAACCCGACCAGCAGCAGCAGCGATGGGCCGATCACCAGCGGCACACCGCGGATGCGCAGCAACGTCCAACGCGCTCCGAGGTACCCCGCGGGTCCCGCGCGTGCGCTGTCGGTCATGCAACTCCCCGGACGGCGTGCAACCACCTGTTCGCTATACTGCCCGCCGAGTTCCGATTCTGCTGGAGCCGTCGCCTAGTCTGGCCTATGGCGCGGTCTTGGAATGGCCGTAGGGTGGCAACGCCCTCGAGGGTTCGAATCCCTCCGGCTCCGCGCGCGCTCCCGAGGCACCTGTGCACCATGTCGCGGAACCACCCATGTCCGACTTCTCCCCGCCAGCCCACGAAGGGGCTGTCGTGAGCCGTCCGCGGACGCCGCGGTGGGTCATGGTCACCGCTGGCGCGACCGGCGCTGATCGTCGTACTGGTCGCGGCCGCGATCTTCTCCGAGCCGACCCACAATCAACGACTGCTCGAGTCCCTGTTGCTACCGCCCCACCTCCGGCCGAAGGGTGTGCCGGTCGAGCACCTCGTCGACGACCGGGTCAGCGTCAACTGACGCCCGACCGCCGTCGTCATGAGGCGTCAAGCTGTGTGTTGATCATGTGCGGCGCGGCCCGCGCCACGTACTCGAGCACCTCGCGGGCCGCCGGTTCCGGCCACGGTTGACGACCGATCGCGCCAGCCATCAACTGCGCCCAGCGCAGCGCCTCGGCCCGGGTGATGGCGAACGGCGCGTGGCGCATCCGCAGGCGCGGGTGTCCGTGCTGCTGGGAGTAGATCGGACCGCCACCGAAGTACTGCGCGAGGAACTGCGCGAGGTGGCGCTTGCCGGGTTCGAGATCCTCGGGATAGTGCGGGCGCAGCACGGGGTCCTGCTCGACCGCGGCGTAGAAGTCGTCGACCAGCGCGTGGAATGCCGCCTCACCGCCGACCTGCTCGAACACGGTGGGCGCGTCGGTCATCGCGTGCGACCGTCGCCGGTCGTGACCGCACCGGTTCCCGCGGACGCACTGACCGTGTCGTCGCGAGCGGCCGCGCGCGCCGCGTTGCGCCGATGGTGGAAGAAGCGGCGCAGCAGGCCCGCGCACTCGTCGGCCCGTACGCCCGGGATCACCTCGGCGCGGTGGTTGAGCCGCTCGTCACGGGCCAGGTCCATCAGCGAGCCGACCGCACCCGCCTTCGGATCGGGCGCGCCATAGACCAGCGTGGGGATGCGCGCGAGCACCACCGCGCCCGCGCACATCGCGCAGGGTTCGAGGGTGACGTACAGCACGCACCGCTCCAGCCGCCACGAGCCGATCTCCCGAGCGGCGGCGCGAAGCGCCAGCATCTCCGCGTGCGCCGTCGGATCCTGCCGTCGCTCCCGCTCGTTGTGCGAGCGGGCGATGACCCGCCCGTCGCGCACGACGACCGCGCCGACAGGTACGTCGGCGTGCTCCTGGGCGGCACGGGCCTCGACCAGCGCCTCGTCCATCCAGATGCGATGCGTCAGCGTGCTCACGTTGGGCGGATCCGTCTGTCTCTGGGTCCGCCAGCGTAGCCAGTGCCGCCGGCACCGCTCAGCCACCAGTAGCGCGGGGTGCCTGGCGCCCCGGCCATTCTCAGAATCGTCCGAGGGCCAGTACGACGAGGACCCCGAGCTCGACACGGGCTGGCAGTTCATCGAGGTCTGCACGGACGAGGGCAGCTTCGAGCCTGCGGAGAACGGGCAGCCGCTGCCGGTGGAGGCGATCGGGGGCCGTTGATCCCAGCCTGACCGACTACGACACCGCCGGTCGGTGCAGCTCGTCCATCTGGCGGGACCTGTCGGTTGCCACGTCGGTGAGAGCTGTGTGGGATCTCAGCCGTGGCGACGGCCGACGACATGGACGAGTTCGTTGGCGAGCACGTAGCTGCCGTCGGGCGCGCGGAACGGGGCGATGACCTCGAGGGCCCGCTGACGCAGTTCCTCCTCGCCGACGGCCTCCAGGGCCGGCGGCACGATGCCCGGCGACCGGAGGGCCCGCCATGCGATGCCGGCGTCGGCCCACTCGAAGCGTGCCATCGTGGTCCCGCGGGTGACGAGGTCGAAACCGGCGGCGTCAAGCATCCGCTCGGCCTCACCCGGGTCGCCGATGCGGGCGGTGTCGATGAGCTCGTCACGCACCTCGGGCGTGCTGCCGCCGAGCAGCTTGAAGTAGCCCCGAAGGTCGAGGGACCGGCCGGGACCCCAGAACGTGAACGCCGCGATCCCGCCGGGGCGCAGCACACGCGCCATCTCGGCGACGGCGTCGTCGCAGCCGCCCCAGATGCCGTTGAAGGACGTGACCACGTCGAAGCTCGCGTCGCCCCAAGGGAGCCCGAACATCGATCCGAGCACGAGCTCGGCGGTCGGCGCACGTCGGGCGGCGATCGCGAGCAGGGCATCCGAGGCGTCGATTCCCGCGACATCAGCACCGAGCCGCTCCGCGCGGCCGAGAGCCATGCCGCTGCCGCACGCGACGTCCAGCAATCGGGTGCCGGACCCTACGGCGGCGTGGCTGAAGACTGTCTCGATCGCATCGCGCGCATACGGCTCGAACAGGAACGCCCAGTCGGCCGCGGCATGGCCCCACGCGGCACCGGCAGCGCGCCAGGGGGTCTCCCGCGGCGTAGGATCGGTTGTGACCGTACCGTCCGTGGGGCGCTCGACGGTTCCCGTCATCGTGTCCTCCTGCGTGTTGTCGCAGCAAGGATGACGGAGTCCGCGCCGGCAGGATCCGTACCGGTCGCCCATCTCAGTGGCAGGCATCACCCATGCCGCGAGCCGGGCGACGGACTCCCGCGTCAGTAGTCGAGCAGGCTCGCGACGTCGAGCTTGCCGAAGCCGAACCCGGAGCTCCAGACCGGACCGGTGACGGCGCCGCGCGGCGCGGTGATGCGCAGCCGCGACCAGGACCTCCCCGTGTGCCGCACGGCCCCGCCGCCGACCGGATGATGTGGTCCCGCTGCGATCCACGGCGTGGAGCACACGTCGGCCAACCATTGCCTCTGATGCGGCTCAACGCGTATCAGGGCGTCACCTGGCAGCTCTGGACGGATGTGGTGGAATTGCGTTGACATGGCTGTGCGAGGCACAACTCCACCTGACGACATCGCTGTCCGTCTGTCAGCCCGAGCCATTCCGCCCAGCCAGGGCCTGCCGCTCCGGACGAGGCGGTAGCACCGGACGAGGAACGGGGATGCGCGATGAACATGGAGTTCCGGCCTGAGATCAACGCCCAGGTGGCGACCGACGACGAAGGCAGGGTCCGGCACGTCCTGCACATCGACGAGCAGTGGCGGTCCAGTGCGCAGACACCGAGGGAGGCTGCGGTCGAGTACCTCCGCGTGCAGCCCGGCACGCTCGAGACCGGAGGCATCTCGCTCGAGGGGATGGCCGAGCGGGCCACACACGACGAGCCGCGTGAGGCGGGCAGCGCCTACCGCATCGTCGACGAGAAGCGGCAGTTCGACAGCACGACGGTGGCGTTCGCACAGACCCACCTCGGCGTCCCGGTGTGGCGCGCCGGCATCACCGTGACCGTGAAGGACGACCCGACACGCGTGGTCGAGAGCACGAGCACGACGCTGCCGGAGGTGGATGCCGAGCTCCCACCACAGGAGGCCGTGGCGCGCTGGCAGCGGGCGACGCGGGCGAGCGAGCGTGGCGGGCGCGAGACGGAAGAGCGGGACGACAGCGCAGATGAGCTGGTCCGCAACGCCCTCGGGCTGGGTACCGGCGAGCGCGGCTCGGCGGATGTTGACGGAGCCCGGCTGCACGTCAACCAGAGCCGGTTCTACGTCTACCGCTACGATCCGCAGGCGCGGCAGCCCGCGGCGCCCGACGATCACGTGCAGGGGACCCATGACCTCGAGGCCGACGACGTCGAGATCACGTTGCCGCTCCCGCCGGTGCCCGACACCATCCGCGCGGGCGGCGACTACCTCGTCACCGAGGTCGTCTTCACGCTGCCGTATGCCGGGTTCGACACACTCAACTGGCGGGCGCTGATCGAGGTCGAGACGAACTCCATCCTCTGGCTGCGCGCGCTCGTCGCCGGGGTGAACGGTTTCGTCTTCACCCTCGACCCGATCAGCTCCACGGGTGACCTCGGCAACACCGCGGCACAGCCCAACGTCGTGCTCAACCCACTGCGCGACGACATCACGCTCGACCACCTGGACGGCCCGACCGCCGGCCAGCAGTCCCTCGCTGGCAGCAACGTGGTGCTCTCCGACGACGACGGGCCGAACATCGCCGCGCCGACCGAACCGACCGGGACCGACTTCGACTACCAGGCCCGCACGAACGACTTCGCGGCCGTGAGCGCCTACTACCACGCCGACGGCTTCTTCTCCGTCGTTGAGGATCTCGGCTTCGACCGCAACACCTACTTCGACGGCACGAACTTCCCGGTCCACGTCGACCACCGGGCGTGCGGCGGGACGGGCCTGACCGTCAACGCCTACTGCCAGGGCGATGCCCAAGGCGACGGCATAGGGCTCGTCGGCTACTGCCTCGCCGACCTCACCGACACGACGAACCCGCTGGGCCGTGCCGTCGACAAGTACGTCCACTGGCACGAGATCGGCGGTCACGGGATCCTCTGGGACCACGTCGACTCGCCGAACTTCGGCTTCGCGCACAGCGCCGGGGATGGTCTCGCGGGCATCCAGACCGATCCCGAGTCGATGCTGCGCGAGTTGGGGATGGTCGAGCGGTTCCGCTACACACCGTTCCGGCCGCTCCGGTGGATGAACCGCGACGTTGCCGACAGCTGGGGGTGGGGCGGCGCCAACGATGTCGGCGGCTATCCCAGCGAGCAGATCCTCGCGACGTGCCACTTCCGTGTCTATCGCGCCATCGGTGGAGACTCGGCCAGCCTCGACCGGCGCAGGCTGGCCTCCCGGGTCGTCACGTATCTCGTGCTGCGCGCGGTCGGCGACCTGACACCGTTGACCAATCCCGCGACGCCGGATGACTGGTGTGCGCGGCTCATGGCCACCGACGCCCTCGACTGGACCACCGAAGGGCTCGTCGGCGGCGCGTACCACAAGGTCATCCGCTGGGCCTTCGAGACGCAGGGTCTCTTCCGAGCGCCGGGCGCGCCGACCACCGATCCGGGGCAGCCGCCACAGGTCGACGTCTACATCGACGACGGGCGCGGCGGCGTGTACCTGCCGCACCTCGACGACGTCACCGGGACGGCCGACATCTGGAACCGGCGATTTCCTGACGGCGGCCTGGCCCACGAGGCGCCCCTCGCGGGCTTCCCCGGATACGTCTACGTGCGGGTGGGCAACCGCGGCACCGCCCCGGCGACGAATGGCTCGGTGAAGCTGTTCCACGCGGACCCGGCGGGTGGCCTCGCGTGGCCGGCGGACTGGTCGCCGGCGACGACACCTCAACTCGCCACAGGTGGCCCGATCACCCCGGGAGCATCCGACGTGATCGGACCCTTCTCGTGGTCGCCTGCGGCCGCACGCCCCGTGTCGCTGCTCGCGAGCGCTTCGGCCACCGGCGACGCGAGCAACGCCGACACGATCACGGGAGCCATCGCCCACTGGCGGCTCGTGCCGAACGACAACAACACGGCCCAGCGGGACGTCGTCGCGGTCGTGGCCGACCCCTGCGAGCACACGACCGCGCTCGCCGAGTACGTCGAGACGCTCGGTCTGCCGCAGGGCCTCGAGAACAGTCTGACCTCCAAGCTGCGGAACGCCGCCCGCGACTGCACGCATGGCAGGACGAACGCGGCGTGCGGCAAACTCGGCGCGTTCGACAACGAGGTCGAGGCCAAGACCGGCAACGGGATCACACCTGCCCGGGCCGCGACCCTCGCCGCGCACAGCGCCGCCATCCAGTCGGCGCTCGGCTGCTGAGTCCGGACCGGGAACGCGAACCGACCGGTCCGACGGTCAGCTGTGGCGCCAGCGGACGAGCAGGACGCCTCCCGC from the Euzebyales bacterium genome contains:
- a CDS encoding methyltransferase domain-containing protein, producing the protein MTGTVERPTDGTVTTDPTPRETPWRAAGAAWGHAAADWAFLFEPYARDAIETVFSHAAVGSGTRLLDVACGSGMALGRAERLGADVAGIDASDALLAIAARRAPTAELVLGSMFGLPWGDASFDVVTSFNGIWGGCDDAVAEMARVLRPGGIAAFTFWGPGRSLDLRGYFKLLGGSTPEVRDELIDTARIGDPGEAERMLDAAGFDLVTRGTTMARFEWADAGIAWRALRSPGIVPPALEAVGEEELRQRALEVIAPFRAPDGSYVLANELVHVVGRRHG
- the tadA gene encoding tRNA adenosine(34) deaminase TadA, whose product is MSTLTHRIWMDEALVEARAAQEHADVPVGAVVVRDGRVIARSHNERERRQDPTAHAEMLALRAAAREIGSWRLERCVLYVTLEPCAMCAGAVVLARIPTLVYGAPDPKAGAVGSLMDLARDERLNHRAEVIPGVRADECAGLLRRFFHHRRNAARAAARDDTVSASAGTGAVTTGDGRTR
- a CDS encoding globin yields the protein MTDAPTVFEQVGGEAAFHALVDDFYAAVEQDPVLRPHYPEDLEPGKRHLAQFLAQYFGGGPIYSQQHGHPRLRMRHAPFAITRAEALRWAQLMAGAIGRQPWPEPAAREVLEYVARAAPHMINTQLDAS